In Gossypium hirsutum isolate 1008001.06 chromosome A10, Gossypium_hirsutum_v2.1, whole genome shotgun sequence, the DNA window attgctaaactatttgaaaatttttatttaagtcgttGAGTTGTTAAAATCGTTGCTACATGGCCTTTTCTGTTCACACTGCTTGAATCAATTGAAAGttcttatttctcttttcttctataattcaatttttttcataaaatatctaagAAAGTCACGCATTtgtaaaccaaaatccaaacaattttTTTCCCGATCTCCAACACTAATCGTCAAATTGACTTATATCTAAGGTATGTTTTTCTCCTCATTGATGGGTATTGATCACCGTACCGGTCATCGAATCGTCGATTGGAGTTCACTAGCTagactttaaataataataataataacttaataacccaatgacttaaatgaaaattttgaatagttcaatgaccaaaacataaatttactaatagttttgTGACTTTGAATACAatttaccttttatttatttaggcTAAATCAATATTTAAGacttaaaagtaaaaaaagacaGTACATACACAAGTTGACTGTGGACCGACAAGCCAGCTTCTATTCAATTTTGAGACACAAGTTGACTGTGGACCGACAAGCCAGCTTCTATTCAGCTTTGAGTAAAATCTAAGTCGTTTGCAGAAATGTAGAGCTGATCTAGGTTCAAGGCCAGCACTTGATGATCTTAATGCAATATATTATAATCaatattatattgttttttacattttaatatttatcataattcatcatcacCATAAAAAAATTCTCGTCGTCCGCAATCATATAAAAATGTATTAGTATCGAAACTTAAATCATTGCATAAGAAATACAGACTTCCACAAAGTCTCCGCGTACAATTAATGTTCTAACCTACTTCTTCACCTGTAAAAGCTTAAAAAACCTGCATCTACTCCCTCTATAAAAATACTTACCTGTTAGCATTTATATTGCTCATCCTATACATTAAGCTGACTTTCACATACATTTCCATCAATCTTTTTTCacacttttttatataattttgataatataatatGGAGAAATGGTATGGGGTTTTAGGGTTGGTGTTGGTTTTGAGTTTGTTCTGTGGGGTTAAAGGAGAACCCCAAGTTCCATGTTACTTCATTTTTGGAGATTCATTGGTAGATAATGGGAACAATAATGAACTTCGTTCATTGGCCAGAGCTGATTACTTGCCTTATGGGATTGACTTTGCTAATGGACCGACCGGCCGGTTTTCAAACGGTCGAACTACGGTGGATGTCATAGGTAAACTGAGCTTTCTTTCACCATTGTTTCTTTGAAAACAACAGAATGGATAGTACTATATGTAGTAATGGTCATGTGGTGATATATTGtcattttaacacattttattTGCTTTATAATTTATAGCTGAACTTTTGGGGTTTGACGATTACATCCCTCCATACTCAACTGCAAGTGGTAGACAAATACTGGGAGGAGTTAACTATGCATCTGCTGCTGCTGGAATCAGAGAAGAAACTGGACAACAACTGGTAATAAAAATCATGGTCaaagtttaaaagaaaaatgtatagggacttggagcataattaacccaataaattGGTTTAACGATTGGTTGATTTTCACTATAGGGAGCTCGGATTAGCTTCAGTGGGCAAGTTAAAAATTACCAACAAACAGTTCAACAAGTGGTGAACTTGCTTGGAGATGAAGACAGTGCAGCAAATTACTTAAGGCAGTGTATTTATTCAATTGGATTGGGTAGCAACGATTACCTTAACAACTATTTCATGCCCCTTTACTACTCAACCAGTAGACAATATAGTCCCGAGGAATATGCCAATTCTCTGATTCAAGAGTACACTGAGCAGCTTCaggttagtaaatattatttaggTTTAATTCCACTCGATCTAGATTTTAAATTGCTCTTGAAACTTCACATATTCTAATTATGACCACTAAATGTTAGCTAAAATATGACGTGGAGCatatttaatgaatcgaattatAAACAATTTGAATGTCACACATCCAAACTAATTAGATACTATTTGTTGATATCCAAACTGATCATatgataagtatatatatgtttacattttaatccatatgttttaaatatatttcatatcaGACTCGAAATAACATTGAATGATATAATTAGATTGATGAGCGGACGCTATTCATTCTATATTAATACTTTGATGACTTAGAATCTGGAATTAGGATAATAGTTTGAGGACGTTTAATGGAATTAAGCCAATTATTTACAtacttattttttacaattttttatgattattgtaAAATGGATGAGATGAATGGTTTTTTCAGGCATTATACAACTATGGGGCAAGGAAGTTTGTGTTGATAGGTTTGGGTCAGATCGGTTGCAGTCCAAATGAATTGGCTCAAAACAGTGGAGATGGTCGAACATGTGTGGAAAGAATCAATGCTGCCAATAGGATTTTCAATAACAAGCTTAGGGGTCTTGTCGATCAATTCAATAACGCCAATTCAGATGCTAAATTCGTCTACATTAATGCCTACGGAATTTTCCAAGACATCACCAGCAACCCTGCAGCTTACGGTAACCATACAATCAGTCGTTTACAATTTGATCCAAACGTTATAATGTACTAATGAGTTGATATATGGAATAATATTTCAGGTTTTAAGGTGACAAATGCAGGATGTTGTGGAGTGGGGAGGAACAATGGGCAAATAACATGCTTGCCATTCCAAACACCATGCCAGAACAGGGATGAGTACTTGTTTTGGGATGCATTTCATCCAAGTGAGGCTGCCAATGTGATCATTGGGAGGAGATCCTACAGCGCTCAATCTCCTACCGATGCTTACCCCATTGATATCCGCCGTCTTGCTCAGCTCTGAACTGAACGTCGACGAGGTTTTTGATGGGAATTTATAGATAATTAATTGAATCGTTGTAGAATTCTTTCTATTTTTGTGTCGTTTTGAATTGTGTAACAGCTTGCAATCATAAGTGTCATTGTTCTAAGGGAAGTGGCAAGCAATATATATGCACTTTTATATGTAGCTCCAAATGATGAATGTTGTTCTCTTTGGTAATTGTTGTAAAGTTTTGGTTTGTATCATCACTAATAATGTTAATGGATTGATGGGTTGGGTTTAACTATTCATTGGttgtattttagttatttaattattaattttctgGATTTAACTATTCAACTTTTGgtgattaaatattttagtcattattttattatttgtctttaacttaataattagggatagagttaaaaaattttggaTTGTGtagtcaaattttttaaaaattaaaacgtTTATAAAAGTCATATAAActcatgtataatttttttttcttgttctttctcCATTTCACTActagattttcttttaaaatatttttccactCTTGTTAAACATTTAGAACAAATATATTTAAGCCTTAAACACATAAATGTTTTCATGAAGTCAACATACCATTAGTAATTTTctttcacaaaaataaatatcaCTTAAATGCTTTTTGGTGCCATGAGAATTAGAAAATATTTGGTAGACTgtcagtggagtttttagactccacaactAGAGTCATAGGATTAATAAGTGCTTTATAAGCacaaagtaaaatatttaaaaataaataaatatttttaaaaaaagagacacATGACAATTTTTTGATGAtatttgtggaataaaaaaagcACACTACtagtgtaccaaatactaacctGTCATGAGAATGCAATAATGAATTTTTCAAACACAAGATTCAAGGGTTTGTATTAATCCATCCTAATTTCTTCCATATTTGCATTAATCAACCTCTAAAAATTATTACTCAATCATGATGTTAGGAATCTCATACAAAATCAATAATCctaaaattattcaataaataaataaaaattagatcttgtatgaaaatttctaatttataataaaaaaatcataatcttAATTTTCTAGAGATTAATCAATAAAgcatgaaaagaaaagaatagtTGTTACCAAATAGGGAGGCGATATAAAAGTAATgaaaaattgaatatttattttaaaaattctaaagactaaaagaatttgaaaaataaaaagtaacgagtgttggaacaaaattttaaaaaaaaatttgagatttttgggttttaataACTAGAGAAAattgcatttatttttaaaacaatttattttataaaataattcttttaaaaaattttgattgatgattttcaattttttttgtgaggtcacttttaaatttttagtgaaataatacactaattataaaataaattaaagaatttgtaagtaatgtttattttttatttttctaacccCAAAACTTATAACGAATTCACTACTACAGTAATGAAAATCAAACGTGAGCTTTTTTGTGTTTAGCAAAGAAAAAAGCTGCAATTTGGTTTCCCAATAGCATATCATTTGTCTCCACCCTTGCTTTATTACACTTGATAGTCAACTAGTAACTATTACATACTGCTATCATTGTGATCTGCTGGTACTTGGCCTTCAATGTCGCCATGTTGAAGAAGGAACGGTGAGCTTAAACTTTCTTTCGTTGCGAGTAAAGACCCTAAATGATAAATTGGAAGTGATTGAAGAAAAGGCACGAAACAAGCGGATGCGTGGCAGGGATACGAGACAACGATGaagaaatttctaaaatttttaaaatcgaaTCAAATAGATCATATATTGGAAGATTACATTTGTTATTAAA includes these proteins:
- the LOC107925296 gene encoding GDSL esterase/lipase At1g29660, whose translation is MEKWYGVLGLVLVLSLFCGVKGEPQVPCYFIFGDSLVDNGNNNELRSLARADYLPYGIDFANGPTGRFSNGRTTVDVIAELLGFDDYIPPYSTASGRQILGGVNYASAAAGIREETGQQLGARISFSGQVKNYQQTVQQVVNLLGDEDSAANYLRQCIYSIGLGSNDYLNNYFMPLYYSTSRQYSPEEYANSLIQEYTEQLQALYNYGARKFVLIGLGQIGCSPNELAQNSGDGRTCVERINAANRIFNNKLRGLVDQFNNANSDAKFVYINAYGIFQDITSNPAAYGFKVTNAGCCGVGRNNGQITCLPFQTPCQNRDEYLFWDAFHPSEAANVIIGRRSYSAQSPTDAYPIDIRRLAQL